The Rhodocytophaga rosea genome has a segment encoding these proteins:
- a CDS encoding DUF72 domain-containing protein, translated as MDFGKLSSIEAVDFTLPPDAVATSRVLSKHVLQNPGKPAIYIGCPIWASKEWAGKIYPASAKEKDYLYHYSRQFNTIELNTTHYRIPDAETIERWKQTASKGFTYCPKFPQVISHERQLEDAENLTMEFCNSIQGLGDALGIPFLQLPPYFMPRQLPVLKAYLDNFPKHIPLAIEFRHPDWFANTPESSAAFALLEKQGVTAVLTDVAGRRDVLHQRLTTPVAMIRFVGHNLHPTDYTRIDAWIERILSWIKQGLQTVYFFVHEPDNITSPELVLYLIKQLNQQGDFQIAPPRIFPKAVQGSLF; from the coding sequence ATGGATTTCGGCAAGCTTTCCAGCATTGAAGCTGTAGATTTTACCCTTCCGCCAGATGCGGTTGCCACCAGCCGGGTACTATCAAAACACGTTTTACAAAATCCGGGAAAACCTGCCATATACATTGGGTGTCCGATCTGGGCGAGTAAAGAATGGGCAGGAAAAATTTATCCGGCAAGCGCCAAAGAGAAAGATTATCTGTATCATTATTCCCGCCAGTTTAATACCATAGAACTCAATACTACCCATTACCGGATTCCGGATGCTGAAACCATCGAACGCTGGAAACAAACTGCATCCAAAGGATTTACCTATTGCCCTAAATTTCCACAAGTGATTAGCCATGAACGGCAGCTGGAAGATGCAGAAAATCTCACCATGGAATTTTGTAATTCTATTCAGGGATTAGGCGATGCCTTAGGTATTCCATTTTTGCAACTACCGCCTTATTTTATGCCCAGGCAATTGCCAGTGCTGAAAGCGTATCTGGATAATTTTCCTAAACATATTCCTCTAGCCATAGAATTCCGCCATCCCGACTGGTTTGCAAATACTCCCGAATCATCGGCTGCCTTTGCTTTACTCGAAAAACAAGGTGTAACTGCTGTACTTACTGATGTTGCCGGCAGGAGGGATGTATTACACCAGAGATTAACCACACCAGTAGCCATGATCCGGTTTGTGGGCCATAACCTGCATCCAACAGATTATACCCGGATCGATGCCTGGATCGAGCGGATTCTTTCCTGGATAAAGCAGGGCTTACAAACCGTGTATTTTTTTGTGCATGAACCCGATAATATTACTTCTCCAGAGTTGGTGTTGTACCTGATTAAGCAGTTAAATCAACAAGGCGATTTCCAGATTGCTCCTCCCAGAATATTTCCAAAAGCGGTACAGGGCAGTTTGTTTTAA
- a CDS encoding M1 family metallopeptidase translates to MKRIFIWIFALVVFKAVAQQEYQPANSKFEQLGTMLPTPNSYRSASGVPGPDYWQQKADYDIKVELNDEKQHITGSEVITYTNFSPDELTYLWVQLDQNLFSKDSDTYKTETGTLSESMSFDKLNFVTREAFDGGYKITSVREKSGGKLKYTINKTMMRVDLPKPLKPNSTFSFAIDWNYNINDQKKLGGRTGFEYFPKDKNYLYEIAQWFPRMAVYDDVYGWQHKQFLGQGEFALPFGDYKVAITVPSDHIVAATGELQNSAQVLSKAQLSRIEKAKNSKDPVVIVTQAEAEQAEKGKPTGKKTWIYAAKNVRDFAWASSRKFIWDAKQVNIAGKKVWAMSYYPKEGNPLWGQYSTRVVEHTLRVYSEHTIDYPYPVAISVHGPVFGMEYPMICFNGGRPESDGTYSEQTKYAMISVIIHEVGHNFFPMIVNSDERQWSWMDEGLNSFCQFLAEQEWQRNYPSRRGEPYKIVPYMKSAPSALVPIMTNSEQIMQFGANAYGKPATGLNILRETIMGRELFDYAFKEYARRWAFKHPHPADFFRTMEDASSVDLDWFWRGWFYSTNPVEISLEDVQSYTINTRNPEVEKPLAKASANPKTYSQMQNEKMLDSTLLEKNPSIADFYNSYDPNQVTAEDKARYEKYYNSLTAEEKALVDSGLNFYVLNFKNNGGLIMPLIIKMDFADGTDQVVRIPAEVWRLNNTQVNKVIFTEKPVIQFTLDPYLETADIDTENNSFPRKPSPSRFQLFKQQQVAPKNPMQQKEAAGQMNRK, encoded by the coding sequence ATGAAGAGAATATTTATATGGATATTTGCTCTGGTTGTTTTTAAAGCAGTAGCACAACAAGAGTACCAGCCAGCTAATTCCAAGTTTGAACAATTAGGTACCATGCTGCCTACCCCCAATTCTTACCGTAGCGCTTCCGGTGTGCCTGGTCCTGATTACTGGCAGCAAAAAGCCGATTATGATATCAAGGTAGAACTAAATGACGAAAAACAGCATATCACTGGTTCGGAAGTAATCACTTATACTAATTTTTCCCCGGATGAACTAACTTACCTATGGGTACAATTAGACCAGAACCTGTTTTCAAAAGATTCTGATACCTACAAAACAGAAACCGGTACTCTCAGCGAAAGCATGTCGTTTGACAAACTTAATTTTGTAACCCGGGAAGCTTTTGACGGAGGCTATAAGATCACTTCGGTACGGGAAAAATCTGGCGGTAAACTTAAATATACCATTAATAAAACCATGATGCGGGTTGATCTGCCTAAGCCCTTAAAACCAAACAGTACTTTTTCCTTTGCCATCGACTGGAACTATAATATCAACGACCAGAAAAAATTAGGTGGCCGCACTGGCTTTGAATACTTTCCAAAAGATAAAAATTACTTATATGAAATTGCCCAGTGGTTTCCCAGAATGGCTGTATATGACGATGTGTATGGCTGGCAGCACAAGCAATTTCTGGGGCAGGGAGAGTTTGCCTTGCCATTTGGCGATTATAAGGTAGCCATTACCGTACCTTCCGATCATATCGTAGCGGCTACTGGCGAATTGCAGAATTCAGCACAGGTATTATCTAAAGCACAACTGAGCCGCATAGAAAAAGCAAAGAATTCAAAAGATCCGGTAGTAATTGTGACACAGGCAGAAGCGGAACAGGCAGAAAAAGGCAAACCTACGGGCAAAAAAACCTGGATATATGCCGCTAAAAACGTGCGTGATTTTGCCTGGGCCAGTTCACGCAAGTTCATCTGGGATGCCAAACAGGTAAACATTGCCGGAAAAAAAGTATGGGCGATGTCCTATTATCCTAAAGAAGGCAATCCGTTATGGGGACAATATTCTACCAGAGTGGTAGAACATACCCTGCGTGTCTACTCCGAACATACGATCGATTATCCTTATCCGGTTGCGATCTCCGTACATGGGCCGGTATTTGGCATGGAATATCCTATGATTTGTTTTAATGGCGGCCGTCCGGAATCAGATGGAACCTATTCTGAACAAACTAAATACGCCATGATTTCTGTGATTATCCATGAAGTAGGCCATAATTTCTTCCCCATGATTGTAAACTCAGATGAGCGTCAATGGAGCTGGATGGATGAGGGCTTGAATAGCTTTTGCCAGTTCCTGGCTGAACAGGAATGGCAGCGCAATTATCCTTCCCGCCGGGGTGAACCTTACAAAATTGTGCCTTACATGAAAAGTGCTCCTTCTGCGCTTGTGCCGATTATGACTAATTCCGAGCAAATTATGCAATTTGGTGCCAATGCTTATGGAAAGCCAGCCACTGGCCTGAATATTTTGCGGGAAACCATTATGGGCCGGGAGTTATTCGATTATGCCTTTAAAGAATATGCCCGTAGGTGGGCATTCAAACATCCGCATCCGGCCGACTTTTTCCGTACCATGGAAGATGCCTCCAGCGTAGACCTGGACTGGTTCTGGAGAGGATGGTTTTACAGCACCAATCCGGTGGAAATTTCTCTGGAGGATGTACAATCTTATACAATCAATACCAGAAATCCGGAGGTAGAAAAGCCGCTCGCTAAAGCCAGTGCCAATCCGAAAACATACAGCCAGATGCAGAATGAAAAAATGTTAGATAGTACCTTGCTGGAAAAAAATCCGTCTATTGCAGATTTTTATAATTCCTACGATCCCAATCAGGTTACCGCCGAAGACAAAGCCAGATATGAGAAGTATTACAATTCACTCACTGCCGAAGAGAAGGCATTGGTTGATTCAGGCTTAAATTTCTATGTTCTGAATTTTAAAAATAACGGTGGACTAATAATGCCGTTAATTATTAAAATGGATTTTGCTGATGGTACGGATCAAGTTGTACGGATTCCGGCAGAAGTATGGCGCTTGAATAATACACAGGTAAATAAAGTTATATTCACGGAAAAACCAGTAATACAATTTACTTTAGATCCCTATCTGGAAACAGCTGATATTGATACAGAAAATAATTCATTTCCCAGAAAACCTTCGCCTTCCAGATTCCAGTTGTTCAAGCAACAGCAAGTAGCACCTAAAAATCCTATGCAACAAAAAGAAGCTGCAGGTCAGATGAACCGTAAATAG
- a CDS encoding FAD-dependent oxidoreductase has translation MQQHLKSVWLQTSQAPSAHLLISDLEADIIVIGAGITGLTTAYLLTKQGKKVIVLESDRIGSGVTAFSTGHLTASIDADYSFISSRIGKDTAKQVATSMQEAISKIEEICREENIDCGFVRLSAYQYTEDNKQVKELADEAQASEEAGLEVRLGDQIPLDFPVKKMFEIKNQAEFNALQFIHGLANCIVRDGGQIFENAHVTDVDDSEPCVVTTDTGFQLRARQVVLATHTPIQFNITQAEMLPYRSYVLALKLNGKQIPKGLYWDMLEHYHYIRTYEYNGENYLIVGGEDHKVGKDKFDENEAFDRLENYARPKFGNLAISHRWSAQHFMSADGLPYIGKSPFGKNKFIATGFAGDGLTFGVVSAVLLTDLLTGKTHPWADLYSPSRANIIASARDWAEENLTTMYRYVKDRLTTDAGDVVEVPRGEGRIIRMKGQQVAVYRDEQDQVHAHSAVCTHMGCIVQWNDSEKSWDCPCHGARFDAQGQVITGPAVKALTPFTIEMQAK, from the coding sequence ATGCAGCAACACTTAAAATCTGTCTGGTTGCAAACCTCACAGGCTCCTTCTGCGCATCTCCTTATTTCCGATCTGGAAGCTGATATCATTGTGATCGGCGCAGGTATTACCGGCCTGACTACTGCATATTTGCTTACCAAACAGGGCAAAAAAGTAATTGTACTCGAATCCGATAGGATTGGTTCCGGGGTAACTGCTTTCAGCACCGGACACCTAACCGCTTCCATAGACGCAGATTATTCATTCATTTCCTCCAGAATCGGTAAAGACACAGCAAAACAGGTAGCAACTTCTATGCAGGAAGCTATTTCTAAAATAGAAGAAATTTGCCGGGAGGAGAATATTGATTGTGGTTTTGTGCGCTTATCCGCTTACCAGTATACCGAAGACAATAAACAGGTGAAAGAACTGGCAGACGAAGCGCAGGCCAGTGAAGAAGCAGGACTAGAGGTACGGCTGGGCGACCAGATTCCCCTGGATTTTCCGGTGAAAAAAATGTTTGAAATTAAAAATCAGGCCGAATTTAATGCCCTGCAGTTCATTCATGGTCTGGCTAATTGTATAGTCAGGGATGGTGGACAGATCTTTGAAAATGCCCATGTAACTGATGTAGATGATAGCGAACCTTGTGTGGTAACAACTGATACTGGCTTTCAACTACGTGCCCGTCAGGTGGTGCTGGCTACCCATACACCCATTCAGTTTAATATTACCCAGGCAGAAATGCTTCCTTACCGCTCGTATGTGCTTGCTTTGAAACTGAATGGAAAGCAAATTCCTAAAGGTTTGTACTGGGATATGCTGGAACATTATCATTACATCCGCACCTATGAATATAATGGAGAAAACTACCTGATCGTAGGCGGCGAAGATCACAAAGTAGGCAAAGACAAGTTTGATGAGAATGAAGCCTTTGACAGACTTGAAAATTATGCAAGGCCGAAATTTGGCAATTTAGCTATTTCGCACCGGTGGTCGGCACAGCATTTTATGTCAGCTGATGGATTGCCATATATCGGAAAAAGCCCGTTTGGAAAGAATAAATTTATTGCCACAGGCTTTGCAGGAGACGGACTTACGTTTGGCGTAGTGTCTGCCGTGCTGCTTACTGATTTGCTTACCGGCAAAACACATCCCTGGGCAGATTTGTATTCACCTTCCAGAGCTAATATTATTGCTTCTGCCAGAGACTGGGCTGAAGAAAATCTCACTACGATGTACCGCTATGTCAAAGACAGGCTCACTACCGATGCCGGCGATGTAGTAGAAGTACCCAGGGGAGAAGGCCGGATTATCCGTATGAAAGGGCAGCAGGTAGCCGTTTACCGCGATGAACAGGATCAGGTACATGCCCATTCAGCGGTTTGTACTCATATGGGCTGTATTGTTCAGTGGAACGATTCTGAAAAAAGCTGGGATTGCCCTTGTCACGGAGCCAGGTTCGATGCCCAGGGACAGGTTATTACTGGTCCGGCTGTAAAAGCGTTAACGCCATTTACGATAGAAATGCAGGCTAAATAA
- a CDS encoding DUF1080 domain-containing protein, which translates to MISKVYRIIPVLLVAIVLNGGVMAQQQAQQRNDQNTLPAKVSSLLSQMPAKDAKELSASMNEMAGMGEAGLVEIATKLSPVGKGDNTALEYALGSFSYYVMQSGKEDVRQMSARAYCQALEKLTDKENKEFIIRQLQRIGKDEAIPCLQAYLQDERLCDPAARALIKVNSAAANKVLLNALQNAQGSCRLSLVEALGDSRYKEAVGVITPLVSNEDPKLKKLALYALANIADPSSEAILTKAAQESKFVYDNTNTMAAYVRYIQRLTETGNQAQAEKMAQTLLNTAKEENQIHTRTAALKLLTTIKAEKSMPWLLEASADKNLEYRAAALQFAASYITPATTNMWVASLKKAQPDVQAEVITMLGKNGAEAALPAVLKAMKSKNSQVKIAAIGAAGRLGQEKVLADLLGTMKKGNAEEIAAVKEALLIMKGNGIISSVAAALPNMPTTAQAALLQVLGARAAHEKVNEVFTYVKNTNTNVRMAALQALATMVAKENLPQLFALLNETSHPEEVQAVQKAIIEATRTTGDQSQQASLILQQMEKVSADKKPLYFTVLASIGGKSALSAVANAFASGDAATKTAAVDALSQWSDVTAAPALYKIIQQPAESAYLDQALKGYINAVKLASYAPDQKLLMLRNAMQAAKTAEQKKLILREIENNKTFPALIFAGKYLDDAEVQQEAANAVMNIALSDKAYYGTIVRDLLNKTIEVLKGQDSEYQKESMRKFLAEMPQGEGFVPLFNGKDLTGWKGLVADPIKRSKMDAKTLAQEQAKADEEMRSGWKVENGELLFTGHGNNLATVKKYGDFEMFVDWKIFDDGNKDGDAGIYLRGTPQVQIWDTSRVKDSAQVGSGGLYNNQKHMSKPLKVADNPLDEWNTFRILMKGDRVTVYLNGELVTDNVTLENYWDRNSPIFPEEQIELQAHGSRVAYRDIYVREITRPAPFQLSAAEKKEGFKILFDGTNMHSWMGNLTDYVVEEGTIAVYPDRGGKGNLYTKDEYSDFVFRFEFKLTPDANNGLGIRAPLDCDAAYCGMELQILDNEADMYKKLEPYQYHGSVYGVLPAKRGFLKPVGEWNVQEVTVKGSKIKVVLNGTTILDGDLTEARKKGPMDKKEHPGIMRDKGYIGFLGHGSALWFRNIRIKDLSKK; encoded by the coding sequence GTGATATCTAAAGTATATAGAATAATACCTGTGCTTTTAGTCGCCATTGTACTAAATGGTGGGGTAATGGCGCAGCAGCAAGCCCAGCAAAGAAATGATCAAAATACTCTACCTGCTAAAGTTTCCTCTTTGCTTTCACAAATGCCGGCAAAGGATGCCAAAGAATTATCTGCCAGTATGAATGAAATGGCCGGAATGGGTGAGGCTGGTTTGGTAGAAATAGCTACTAAACTTTCTCCGGTAGGCAAAGGCGATAATACCGCGCTAGAGTACGCCCTTGGCAGCTTTTCTTATTATGTGATGCAATCTGGTAAAGAAGATGTAAGGCAAATGAGTGCCCGTGCCTATTGTCAGGCATTGGAGAAATTGACAGACAAGGAAAATAAAGAATTTATCATCCGCCAGTTACAACGTATTGGCAAAGACGAAGCCATTCCTTGTCTGCAAGCCTATTTACAGGACGAGCGTTTGTGTGATCCTGCAGCCAGGGCATTGATCAAAGTAAATTCTGCGGCTGCCAATAAAGTATTGCTAAACGCCTTACAAAATGCACAAGGTTCCTGCCGCTTATCCTTAGTAGAAGCTTTGGGCGACAGCAGGTATAAGGAAGCCGTAGGTGTTATTACGCCTTTAGTCAGCAATGAAGATCCAAAGCTGAAGAAGCTTGCCCTGTATGCCCTGGCGAATATAGCCGATCCATCTTCTGAAGCCATTCTGACAAAAGCTGCCCAGGAAAGCAAGTTTGTGTACGACAACACCAATACCATGGCGGCTTATGTACGGTATATTCAGCGACTGACAGAAACAGGAAATCAAGCACAAGCCGAAAAAATGGCTCAAACACTGTTGAATACAGCCAAAGAAGAAAACCAGATTCATACCAGAACGGCTGCACTCAAATTACTTACAACCATCAAGGCCGAGAAGAGCATGCCTTGGTTACTGGAAGCTTCTGCAGATAAAAATCTGGAATACAGAGCTGCCGCCTTACAATTTGCCGCATCTTATATCACACCAGCCACTACCAATATGTGGGTAGCATCATTAAAAAAAGCCCAGCCAGACGTACAGGCAGAAGTTATAACCATGCTGGGTAAAAATGGTGCAGAAGCCGCCTTGCCTGCGGTGTTAAAGGCAATGAAAAGTAAAAACAGCCAGGTAAAAATAGCTGCGATCGGAGCCGCCGGAAGATTAGGACAAGAAAAAGTATTAGCCGACTTATTAGGAACGATGAAGAAAGGCAATGCAGAAGAAATAGCTGCTGTAAAAGAGGCATTGCTGATTATGAAAGGGAATGGTATTATCTCGAGTGTAGCGGCTGCATTACCTAATATGCCGACAACAGCACAGGCAGCTCTACTGCAGGTTCTGGGTGCGCGTGCTGCCCATGAAAAAGTGAATGAGGTATTTACTTATGTAAAAAATACTAATACCAACGTCCGGATGGCCGCTTTACAGGCACTAGCCACAATGGTAGCAAAAGAGAACTTACCTCAATTATTTGCTTTACTCAATGAAACTTCACATCCCGAAGAAGTACAAGCCGTTCAGAAAGCCATTATCGAAGCCACCCGTACTACAGGCGACCAGTCACAACAGGCTAGTTTGATATTACAGCAAATGGAGAAGGTGTCTGCAGATAAAAAGCCTCTCTATTTTACTGTACTGGCAAGCATTGGCGGAAAAAGTGCATTAAGTGCTGTGGCTAATGCATTTGCTAGTGGAGATGCTGCTACCAAAACAGCTGCCGTAGACGCTTTATCTCAATGGTCAGATGTAACGGCTGCTCCAGCCTTATATAAGATCATTCAACAACCTGCCGAGAGTGCTTACCTGGACCAGGCATTGAAAGGATATATCAACGCTGTAAAGTTAGCCAGCTATGCACCTGACCAGAAATTACTCATGTTGCGCAATGCCATGCAAGCCGCCAAAACTGCGGAGCAGAAAAAATTAATACTCAGAGAAATAGAAAATAATAAGACCTTTCCTGCCCTGATATTTGCCGGAAAATATCTCGATGATGCGGAGGTACAGCAGGAAGCCGCCAATGCCGTAATGAATATCGCCTTGTCTGATAAAGCTTATTATGGAACCATCGTACGTGACCTGCTCAACAAAACCATTGAGGTATTAAAAGGTCAGGACAGTGAATATCAGAAAGAATCCATGCGCAAATTCCTGGCTGAAATGCCACAGGGAGAAGGATTTGTACCTTTGTTCAATGGCAAAGACTTAACCGGCTGGAAAGGCCTGGTGGCTGATCCAATCAAACGGAGTAAGATGGATGCAAAAACTCTGGCTCAGGAGCAAGCGAAAGCAGATGAAGAAATGCGCAGCGGCTGGAAAGTAGAAAACGGCGAACTCTTATTTACTGGTCATGGAAATAACCTGGCTACCGTAAAAAAATACGGCGATTTCGAAATGTTCGTGGACTGGAAAATCTTTGATGATGGGAATAAAGATGGAGATGCAGGTATTTATTTACGGGGTACCCCACAAGTGCAGATATGGGATACTTCCCGTGTGAAGGATAGTGCACAGGTAGGTTCAGGCGGTTTATATAATAACCAGAAGCATATGAGCAAACCTCTGAAAGTCGCCGATAATCCCCTGGATGAATGGAATACGTTCCGCATTTTGATGAAAGGCGACCGGGTAACTGTGTATTTGAATGGCGAACTGGTAACGGATAATGTTACGCTGGAAAACTATTGGGACCGGAATTCACCTATTTTCCCAGAGGAGCAGATCGAATTGCAGGCACATGGTTCAAGGGTAGCTTACCGGGATATTTATGTCCGGGAGATCACTCGTCCGGCACCTTTTCAATTAAGTGCAGCGGAAAAGAAAGAGGGCTTTAAAATCCTTTTCGATGGTACCAATATGCACAGCTGGATGGGCAATTTAACCGATTATGTAGTAGAAGAAGGCACCATAGCTGTGTATCCGGACAGAGGCGGCAAAGGGAATTTATATACCAAGGATGAATACAGCGATTTTGTGTTCCGCTTTGAATTTAAACTTACCCCTGATGCCAATAATGGCTTAGGTATCCGTGCGCCCTTAGATTGCGATGCTGCCTATTGTGGCATGGAATTACAGATTCTGGATAATGAAGCGGATATGTATAAGAAGCTGGAACCCTATCAATATCATGGTTCAGTGTATGGAGTACTACCGGCTAAACGTGGATTTTTAAAACCTGTAGGAGAATGGAATGTGCAAGAAGTGACTGTGAAAGGCTCTAAAATAAAAGTGGTACTAAACGGAACTACCATTCTGGATGGAGACCTTACCGAAGCCCGTAAAAAAGGACCCATGGATAAAAAAGAACATCCCGGCATTATGCGTGACAAAGGCTATATTGGTTTCCTGGGCCATGGCTCTGCCTTGTGGTTCAGAAATATCCGGATAAAAGATTTGAGTAAGAAGTAA
- a CDS encoding Gfo/Idh/MocA family oxidoreductase: MKSDNSNSRRQFLKKSAAALTAFTIVPRFVLGGKGYLAPSDQLTKAIIGVGSMGKGHIPYAGTRVVAVCDVDQNHLKKAAEMVGKGVKTFTDYRELIQLSEVDIVHIATPPHWHGIMAADAARAGKDIWCEKPMTRTIGEGKRVVEAVQQHGRIFRLNTWFRFEDIFYGMRTPVKPIKKLVESGLLGWPLKVTVSKHTGFDWKFYWVGKTNLEPMPVPPELDYNRWLGPAPYKPYNAHRVHGTFRGYWDYDGGGLGDMGQHYLDPIQYFLGKDETSPVSVEIDAPQQHTDAVGTWRRIEYTYEDGCKIVLDGEAKDENVAYIEGPKGKLYADFRSDIPDLEKKLAAFPDPEPQQTDFVEAVKKRRKFALNEANGYRSCTLVNMGLAALRVGRSLKFDPVKQVFIDDEGANRLIDQPMRADWTI; the protein is encoded by the coding sequence ATGAAGTCAGATAACAGTAATTCAAGAAGACAGTTTTTAAAGAAATCTGCGGCAGCACTTACAGCCTTTACCATTGTTCCGCGCTTTGTGTTGGGCGGCAAAGGATACCTGGCTCCCAGCGACCAGCTGACCAAAGCCATTATTGGCGTAGGTTCTATGGGCAAGGGGCATATTCCCTATGCAGGCACCAGAGTAGTAGCTGTGTGTGATGTAGACCAGAATCATCTGAAAAAAGCGGCAGAAATGGTGGGCAAAGGGGTGAAAACCTTTACTGATTACCGCGAACTCATCCAGCTGTCGGAAGTAGATATTGTACACATCGCTACCCCACCCCACTGGCATGGCATTATGGCGGCAGATGCAGCCAGAGCCGGAAAAGATATATGGTGTGAAAAACCCATGACCCGCACCATTGGAGAAGGCAAACGGGTAGTAGAAGCCGTACAGCAACACGGACGAATTTTCCGCTTAAATACCTGGTTTCGTTTTGAAGATATTTTTTATGGCATGCGTACGCCGGTAAAACCCATTAAAAAACTGGTAGAAAGCGGACTGTTAGGCTGGCCTCTGAAAGTGACGGTAAGTAAACATACCGGCTTCGACTGGAAATTTTACTGGGTAGGAAAAACCAATTTAGAACCGATGCCCGTTCCGCCAGAACTCGATTATAACAGGTGGCTAGGTCCTGCCCCCTATAAGCCCTATAATGCGCACCGGGTTCATGGTACCTTCCGTGGCTATTGGGATTACGATGGAGGCGGTTTGGGTGATATGGGCCAGCATTACCTCGACCCTATTCAGTATTTCCTGGGAAAAGATGAAACAAGCCCGGTTTCCGTAGAAATTGACGCCCCTCAACAACATACCGATGCGGTAGGTACCTGGCGCAGAATTGAATATACCTACGAGGATGGCTGTAAAATAGTGCTGGATGGAGAAGCCAAGGATGAAAACGTAGCGTATATCGAAGGCCCCAAAGGAAAACTCTATGCAGATTTCCGTTCCGATATACCTGATCTTGAAAAAAAGCTGGCTGCCTTTCCTGATCCCGAACCACAACAAACAGATTTTGTAGAAGCAGTTAAAAAACGCAGGAAATTTGCCCTAAATGAAGCAAATGGTTATCGTTCCTGTACGCTGGTGAATATGGGACTAGCTGCCTTACGTGTAGGCCGTTCCCTAAAATTTGATCCGGTAAAACAAGTATTTATTGATGATGAAGGCGCCAACCGCTTAATCGATCAACCCATGCGTGCCGACTGGACCATCTAA